One part of the Solanum dulcamara chromosome 8, daSolDulc1.2, whole genome shotgun sequence genome encodes these proteins:
- the LOC129900503 gene encoding uncharacterized protein LOC129900503 has protein sequence MFKFLKGVVGGSGTGLKDLPYNIGEPYSTAWGSWVHYRGTSKDDGAPVSIFALTGRNANDGHLAAGRNGVKRLRTVRHPNILSFLYSTEAEAFDGSTTKVTIYIVTEPVMPLSEKIKELGLKGTQRDEYYAWGLHRIAKALSFLNNDCKLVHGNVCLASVVVTQTLDWKLHAFDVLSEFDGNNESSVGPMLQYDWLIGAQYKPMELLKSEWATIRKSPTWAIDSWGLGCLIYELFSCTKLSKTEELRNIASIPKSLLPDYQRLLSSNPARRLNSSKLPENGEYFQNKLLETIQFMEILNLKDSVEKDTFFRKLPNLAEKLPREIVLKKLLPLLASALEFGSAAAPALMALLKMGYWLSSEEFSVKVLPTIVKLFASNDRAIRVSLLQHIDQYGESLSSQIVDEQVYTHVATGFSDTSAFLRELTLKSMLVLAPKLSHRTISGSLLKHLSKLQVDEEPAIRTNTTILLGNIASYLNEGTRKRVLINAFTVRALRDTFSPARGAGVMALSATSSYYDMTEIATRILPNIVVLTIDPDCDVRQKAFQAVDQFLQIVKQHHDKTSTGDTSTTSMGTSSIPGSAGLLGWAMSSLTLKGGKTSEQSSNAPAISSVPLSSAVSDASSIADSVCLKPVQISSGADVADHPVPVSPTSTDGWGELENGIHEGHDSDKDGWDDIDPHEEPKPSPSLANIQAAQRRPVSQPKPQGIGLRGKTTPKMSKDDDEDLWGSVAVPAPRATSQPTSSRASRTVVDDDDPWAAIAAPAPSANPLNVKRSGALDDIDPWAAIATPVPTTTSRPSIGRGRATKPAAPKLGAQRVNRTSSGM, from the exons ATGTTCAAGTTCTTGAAAGGCGTCGTCGGCGGATCTGGGACGGGACTCAAGGATCTGCCTTACAACATCGGCGAACCTTATTCCACTGCTTGGGGATCTTGGGTTCACTACCGTGGCACTTCCAAG GATGATGGCGCTCCTGTCTCAATATTTGCGCTTACGGGGAGGAATGCAAATGATGGACATCTAGCTGCTGGTCGAAATGGAGTCAAGCGACTTCGCACT GTTAGGCATCCAAATATTTTGTCATTTCTTTACAGCACTGAAGCAGAAGCTTTTGATGGTTCTACTACTAAGGTTACTATCTATATTGTTACTGAACCTGTCATGCCACTCTCGGAGAAGATCAAGGAATTAGGATTAAAAGGTACCCAGAG AGATGAGTATTATGCATGGGGATTGCATCGAATAGCAAAAGCTTTGAGCTTCCTGAATAATGACTGTAAACTT GTTCACGGCAATGTTTGCCTGGCCAGTGTCGTCGTTACTCAAACTCTAGACTGGAAGTTGCATGCCTTTGATGTTCTTTCTGAGTTTGATGGGAATAATGAGTCTTCTGTTGGACCAATGCTG CAATATGATTGGCTTATTGGTGCACAGTACAAACCCATGGAGCTACTCAAGTCTGAGTGGGCGACAATAAGAAAATCTCCAACTTGGGCTATAGATTCTTGGGGTTTGG GCTGTCTTATCTATGAACTCTTTTCTTGTACAAAGTTGAGCAAAACAGAGGAGCTGCGCAATATTGCTTCCATTCCAAAG TCTCTACTTCCAGATTATCAACGTCTCTTAAGTTCTAATCCTGCTCGCAGATTGAATTCATCAAAACTTCCGGAGAATGGTG AATATTTCCAAAATAAGTTATTGGAGACCATACAGTTCATGGAGATTCTTAATCTCAAAGACAGTGTTGAAAAAGACACTTTCTTCCGTAAGCTTCCAAATCTTGCAGAGAAACTTCCTCGTGAAATTGTGCTGAAGAAG TTGCTTCCTTTGCTAGCTTCTGCATTAGAGTTTGGTTCTGCTGCTGCACCTGCTTTAATGGCGTTGTTAAAAATGGGTTATTGGCTTTCAAGTGAGGAGTTTAGTGTCAAg GTGCTGCCAACAATTGTAAAACTCTTTGCCTCCAATGATCGCGCTATCCGGGTCAGTCTACTGCAGCACATTGATCAGTACGGGGAGTCATTATCTTCACAAATCGTTGATGAGCAG GTGTATACTCATGTGGCTACTGGATTCTCTGACACATCTGCATTTCTTCGGGAGTTGACGCTTAAATCTATGCTTGTATTAGCTCCTAAG CTGTCACATCGCACTATATCAGGATCTTTGTTGAAACACCTCTCCAAGCTACAG GTTGATGAAGAACCAGCAATTAGAACGAACACAACCATATTGCTTGGAAACATTGCCAGTTACCTCAATGAGGGG ACGAGGAAAAGAGTTCTAATAAATGCGTTCACTGTTCGTGCCTTGCGTGATACATTTTCACCTGCTAGAGGAGCAG GTGTCATGGCATTGAGTGCTACCAGTTCTTATTATGACATGACAGAGATTGCAACTAGAATTTTACCTAATATTGTCGTACTTACCATTGATCCAGACTG CGATGTTCGTCAAAAAGCATTCCAAGCGGTTGACCAGTTTTTGCAAATAGTCAAGCAGCACCATGACAAG ACAAGCACTGGAGATACCAGCACTACAAGCATGGGAACTTCATCAATTCCGGGAAGTGCGGGTTTGCTTGG CTGGGCTATGAGCTCACTGACCCTTAAAGGAGGCAAAACCTCTGAACAGAGTTCCAATGCTCCAGCTATTTCTAGCGTGCCTCTTTCTTCTGCAGTCTCCGATGCTAGCTCAA TTGCAGATAGTGTGTGTTTAAAACCGGTCCAAATAAGTTCTGGAGCAGATGTTGCAGATCATCCTGTTCCTGTATCCCCAACATCAACTGATGGATGGGGAGAACTTGAAAATGGAATTCATGAGGGTCATGATAGTGACAAAGATGGTTGGGATGACATCGATCCACACGAAGAGCCAAAACCATCTCCTTCTCTTGCAAATATTCAGGCAGCTCAAAGGCGTCCTGTCTCTCAACCAAAACCACAAG GTATTGGTTTGCGGGGTAAAACCACTCCTAAGATGAGTaaagatgatgatgaagattTGTGGGGTTCTGTAGCTGTTCCTGCTCCAAGAGCAACTTCTCAGCCAACAAGCTCAAGAGCAAGCAGAACGGTGGTTGATGATGACGATCCTTGGGCCGCCATAGCAGCCCCAGCTCCTTCGGCAAATCCCTTGAATGTGAAAAGAAGTGGAGCACTTGATGACATTGACCCCTGGGCTGCTATTGCAACTCCTGTGCCAACTACCACATCAAGACCTTCAATTGGGCGAGGCCGAGCAACCAAACCTGCAGCTCCTAAATTGGGTGCGCAAAGAGTAAACCGAACATCATCTGGAATGTAA